In Acidobacteriota bacterium, the sequence AGTTGGTGCAGCAGACCGCTGTCCCGGACGTAGATCTTGGGCGACTTGACCTGACGCTTCCGCAGATTGGCGTGCCAGGGTTGGAGTTGGCGGATCATTAGAGCATCTGTGAGCAAATCGAGATAGCGACGGCTAGTCTGCTGGCTGACTCCCAAAGCTCGCGCTGGTTCTGCAGCGTTCCATGTTTGTCCGTGGTAGTGAGCCAGCATGGTCCAGAAACGCTGGAGGGCCTGGGCCGGCACTTGGACGCCCCACTGCGGAAGATCGCGCTCCAGAAGCGTCTGAATGAAACTGGTGCGCCAGGCGAGGCTATCTTCATCGGTGGCGGCGAGGTACGAGCGGGGAAAACCGCCGCGCTGCCAAAGCTTCCTTAGCGCTTCGCCTTCCAGCTCCGCCAAGGAGAATCCCCCAATCGTGATGTGCTCGACGCGACCGGCCAAGCTCTCAGAGCTCTGGCGCAGGAGATCGCCGGAGGCGCTTCCCAGGATCAGGAAGCGCGCCGGGTTCGAGCTCCGGTCGGCAAGTACCCGCAGCACTGGAAAAAGATCCGGCCGCCGCTGGATTTCGTCGATGACGATCAATCCCTCGAGAGGGCTGAGGGCGGTCATGGGCTGCTCCAAGCGGCTAAGGCTGACCGGATCCTCGAGATCGAAGTAGGCCGGAGAGTCTTCTGACAGCAGCTCCCGAGCCAGCGTTGTCTTCCCGGATTGCCGCGGGCCGGTCAAGATGGTGATCGGGCTACGGCCGAGAGCTTTCTGAATCGAAGCGAGGAGAGATCGGCGAGGGACGGGCATAAAGGAAATTTACCATGAAAATTGACCATGC encodes:
- a CDS encoding ATP-binding protein, with the protein product MPVPRRSLLASIQKALGRSPITILTGPRQSGKTTLARELLSEDSPAYFDLEDPVSLSRLEQPMTALSPLEGLIVIDEIQRRPDLFPVLRVLADRSSNPARFLILGSASGDLLRQSSESLAGRVEHITIGGFSLAELEGEALRKLWQRGGFPRSYLAATDEDSLAWRTSFIQTLLERDLPQWGVQVPAQALQRFWTMLAHYHGQTWNAAEPARALGVSQQTSRRYLDLLTDALMIRQLQPWHANLRKRQVKSPKIYVRDSGLLHQLLSIDSEKALLTHPKVGASWEGFAIEQALLAEPHDEAYFWATHQGAEIDLILRRGSHLYGIECKRADAPRVTRSIRIALEDLELERVAILYPGSKRYPLTDRVEVVPLEKLAEGAIFEGSETFE